The following coding sequences are from one Thermaerobacter subterraneus DSM 13965 window:
- the miaB gene encoding tRNA (N6-isopentenyl adenosine(37)-C2)-methylthiotransferase MiaB translates to METLPLIPRPGAAGTQDYRVLQAQWATRYGAYRDEQNVWRLADGRTLAESIFGKPHPAYKILTWGCQMNERDSEILAGQLEEMGMVPAGLLDDADLILLNTCAVRETAEEKVFGTIGYLKVLKQKNPDLILGLCGCMAQEEATIRRIQRYYPHVDLVFGTHNVHQLPQLIERVRREEGMVVDVWQAAEGVVEHLPSRRAGGVKAWVNIIYGCDKFCTFCIVPTTRGRERSRRPEDVIAEVEYLAAEGYKEVTLLGQNVNSYGKDLGIGYDFADLLARLDQVPGIRWIRYTTSHPRDFSDKLIRTIAESDKVTEHFHLPVQSGSNQVLRWMNRRYTREHYLRLIEKIREAVPDACITTDIIVGFPKETEEDFRQTLDLVRQVEYDNAFTFIYSPREGTPAARWPQLPREVKQERLERLMEVQYEINLRKNKRLVGQRAVVLIDGPSKKNPQVLSARTRTNKLVLVSGDAAWAGRFARVEITRAQTFTLEGRLLELLPDDAPEIGRHGQFSPYSAAARGA, encoded by the coding sequence ATGGAGACCCTGCCCCTGATCCCGCGGCCGGGGGCGGCAGGCACCCAGGACTACCGGGTGCTGCAGGCCCAGTGGGCCACCCGCTACGGCGCCTACCGGGACGAGCAGAACGTCTGGCGCCTGGCCGACGGCCGCACCCTGGCCGAGTCGATCTTCGGCAAGCCCCACCCTGCGTACAAGATCCTGACCTGGGGCTGCCAGATGAACGAGCGCGACAGCGAGATCCTGGCCGGCCAGCTGGAAGAGATGGGCATGGTCCCGGCCGGCCTCCTGGACGACGCGGACCTGATCCTGCTCAACACCTGCGCCGTGCGGGAGACGGCGGAGGAGAAGGTCTTCGGCACCATCGGCTACCTGAAGGTGCTCAAGCAGAAGAACCCGGACCTGATCCTGGGCCTGTGCGGCTGCATGGCCCAGGAGGAGGCCACCATTCGCCGCATCCAGCGGTACTATCCCCACGTGGACCTGGTGTTCGGCACCCACAACGTCCACCAGCTGCCCCAGCTGATCGAGCGGGTGCGGCGGGAAGAGGGGATGGTGGTCGACGTCTGGCAGGCGGCGGAGGGCGTGGTCGAACACCTGCCCTCGCGGCGGGCCGGGGGCGTCAAGGCGTGGGTCAACATCATCTATGGTTGCGACAAGTTCTGCACCTTCTGCATCGTGCCCACCACCCGCGGGCGCGAGCGCAGCCGCCGCCCGGAAGACGTCATCGCCGAGGTGGAGTACCTGGCCGCCGAGGGATACAAGGAGGTCACCCTGCTGGGCCAGAACGTCAACTCCTACGGCAAGGACCTGGGCATCGGGTACGATTTCGCGGATCTGCTGGCCCGGCTGGACCAGGTTCCGGGAATCCGCTGGATCCGGTACACCACCTCCCACCCCCGGGACTTCAGCGACAAGCTGATCCGGACCATCGCGGAGTCCGACAAGGTGACGGAGCACTTCCACCTGCCGGTGCAGTCCGGTTCGAACCAGGTGCTGCGCTGGATGAACCGGCGCTACACCCGGGAGCACTACCTGCGCCTGATCGAGAAGATCCGGGAGGCGGTGCCCGACGCCTGCATCACCACGGACATCATCGTCGGGTTCCCCAAGGAGACCGAGGAAGACTTTCGCCAGACCCTGGACCTGGTGCGGCAGGTGGAGTACGACAACGCCTTCACCTTCATCTACTCGCCCCGGGAGGGCACGCCGGCCGCCCGCTGGCCCCAGCTGCCGCGGGAGGTCAAGCAGGAGCGGCTGGAGCGGCTGATGGAGGTGCAGTACGAGATCAACCTGCGGAAGAACAAGCGCCTGGTGGGCCAGAGGGCCGTGGTCCTCATCGACGGGCCCAGCAAGAAGAACCCGCAGGTCCTCAGTGCCCGCACCCGCACGAACAAGCTGGTGCTGGTGTCGGGCGACGCCGCCTGGGCCGGCCGCTTCGCCCGGGTGGAGATCACCCGGGCCCAGACCTTCACCCTGGAGGGGCGGCTGCTGGAACTCCTTCCGGACGACGCGCCCGAAATCGGGCGGCACGGGCAGTTCTCGCCCTACAGCGCCGCGGCCCGGGGGGCCTGA